Proteins encoded together in one Cicer arietinum cultivar CDC Frontier isolate Library 1 chromosome 4, Cicar.CDCFrontier_v2.0, whole genome shotgun sequence window:
- the LOC101498603 gene encoding mavicyanin-like produces the protein MALVERAMVLSIVMVTMQISYAAVYKVGDSSGWTTLGNIDYKKWSATKNFQIGDTIIFVYSAQFHNVMRVTHPMYKSCNASSPIATFTTGNDSIKITNHGHHFFFCGVPGHCQAGQKVDINVLKVSEAASAPNPSSSALASPATVPASINVPAPSPSNAAKLKFIGLKRVFGVIIMGLAMHFLAVCV, from the exons ATGGCTTTGGTAGAAAGAGCTATGGTTTTGTCTATAGTGATGGTAACTATGCAGATTTCATATGCAGCTGTATACAAGGTTGGTGATTCTTCTGGCTGGACTACCCTTGGTAACATTGACTACAAAAAATGGTCTGCTACAAAGAATTTCCAAATTGGTGACACTATTA TATTTGTATATAGTGCACAATTCCATAATGTGATGCGAGTGACACATCCTATGTACAAGTCATGCAATGCATCATCACCTATTGCAACATTCACCACTGGAAATGATTCCATAAAGATAACAAATCATGGTCATCATTTCTTCTTTTGTGGTGTTCCTGGACACTGTCAAGCAGGACAGAAAGTTGATATTAATGTGCTCAAGGTTTCTGAAGCAGCTTCTGCACCTAATCCATCTTCTTCAGCTTTGGCTTCTCCTGCTACTGTTCCAGCTTCCATTAATGTACCGGCACCTTCTCCTAGCAATGCTGCCAAGTTGAAATTTATTGGTTTAAAGAGAGTTTTTGGTGTCATTATTATGGGTTTGGCCATGCATTTCCTTGCTGTTTGTGTCTAG